CGTTGAGGCCGGGTAATTTGATGTCGCTAGCCAATCCAGTCAACGGATCGTGCACACTTGGCTGCCTTGAACCATCCAATGGCAGTAATTTCCTGCAGCAACGCAGATCTAGCCTTGATTGGACTATTCAGTCGGTCTGACTGCTCAGTCATGGAAGACGCATCGGGCAAAGCCCAGAAATCTTTCAAATCCACCACAACTCCCCAGTCGAGGTTGTGTAATGTCCACCAGTCAGTGGCTTTCATAATGATTACGATGTCATGAGATATGAGCATATAAAATCTGAAAGGACCATAGCCGGAGCCTTTGAATGTACCATCAAATTAACTGAAATGACTTCAAATTTTGATCCTGTCGAGATTTCATTGTAATCTACCTCCGCTTGTAGAGAATAGATACGGTCtgcgagagagagatatcTCATTATGTCCCATTGATCATCAAATCAGAATGTAGCTGAACTTCACTGAGAAGGTCACAGAGCTTTCAATCGGAGCTTTATTCCCTCTGCGTTGTACTTCATCGTCCTTCACACGGTACCTAGCTCACGcgggggggaaaaagaaattcaatGCACAGGAAGTCGGTCCGTATTTGATGAATCGCCTTGAGTTGTGGTGTAGATGATGCTCTCACGTTGTCCTCTGAAGATAAGAATGGTACATCTTATAGTGCATAATCAAAAGTGGCAACCTTCCTATCAAGCATTGACTGGTAGATCATAAAATCCTTTCCGGTTCCAGAATTTGACAGAGCGTTGCACCATCTCGCCATCCAGTGAACGGTACACAATATCCGGCCGATCTCGCAGTGCCTCTTTAGCGTTATCTGCGCGGTACCAGGGAGAATACTGACTTCCCGTCCAGCGAGTCAGTGGTCCGCGTATAGTCTCCTTAAAATTAGGAAGCAAAGGGGCCAAAGAGCCATCTGGCCGTTGGTCGACTTGATCAACCCACTCATCGTAGTCAACAAGGCGTATGTTGTACCCAGCGTCGTTGAGTACTCGACAAGTATCTTCAACAGTGACCGAGTCCGCTTGATTGGGAGCCACGAGGCAGTAAGAGCGTCCGAGGTTCGAGTTACTAGAAGAAATATGGAGGATCGACTTTACCACATAATCAATCGTCACGTACTCCAATCTTTGGATCAACTGGGGCCATTTTCCCATCTGTATAGTACCAGCTATGAGCCGTGAAACGAAATCATCTGGGTTACTGCACCCGGTTTCCGGATTTCCAATCACAAAACCTGGTCGATAAATAGTCACAGGTAGCCCGCGGTCTCGCATACGCCGTACCATAGACTCTGCTACCCACTGGCTTTGCGAATAACCGAGGTCAAACCGAACGCCCTGTATATGTGGTAACAAGGGCTCGTCCTCAAAGACAGCCTCTGTCCCAAGAGTATATCCGGTAGACCCCCAAACATCGATTGTCGACACGTAGTGGAGGGATTTTCGCCGACCAGCAGCTGCTAGCTCTAGAATTCTAGCAGTTCCCACAACGTTCGACTCACGGTGATCACGGTATGATTCGCAGAAGTTGACCTTCGCCCCAAGGTGAAAGATGACAGAAGTCCAATTTGAGAGCCAGTTGAACTTCTCTTTTCCCAGGCCCAGAAACTGATCTGGAAGGTTTCCTTCAAGAAGCAAGAGTTTCTCGGTGTACTCAGATGAATCAGGCCACAAGTCGTACTTCTCGAGGGTGCGTTGCACACGTTGCGGCGCAGTTATGTCTGGCTGAGCTCGGACAAGGCATGCGATTTGCTTTACCGTCGGTGAAAGCATCAGCTCCCGTAGTAGATGCGCTCCAACAAATCCAGTAGCTCCAGTGAAAAACACTCTTCCTTCGTCAGGAGCATTCCATGACGGTACAAGCTCAATATCATTCACCAAATCGATGTCCCCCAGCCAAAGTTTGCTATGATCAGGAGCATTTTGGAAGCTCCAGCCGTCAGCTCTCTGCTGGCTTCCCTGAATTATGTGCACAAGGTCTCCCAAACAAGAGTTTCCAGTCAGGTCTTCCATTGTAAGAATGTGACCTAGCTTGCGACGAATGTTGGCTATCAGTGATGCAGCTAGGAGGGATGTGCCCCCTAGTAGGAAaaagtcatcttcatcgtttATGTCTGTGATGTTCAATGTATCCTTCCACAGGTTCATAATTGTCGTCCAGGTGTCTTGAGATTTTAAATCTTTTCCATTCTGAGCAGAATTCTGACTCTTCCTGGAAGGCTTCGGTATATTGCGCTTTGACATTTCAAGAGACTCCTCGACCAATTGCCGCCTGTCGACTTTGCCAGTATTTGTGAGAGGGAGCTTTGAGACGAACTCCACAGAATCAGGGACCATATAGTCTGGAAGTCGAGATTTGGTTAAATTGATAATTTCTTTCTTGGAGAAACCTTTGCCCAAATCGACGACAGCAAACGCAATAAGAGCTTTTTGGCCGTCACGCACAACAGCTGGTCGCTGCACGACAATTGCGCGGCGAACCCATTCCAGTGTTTGAATAGTGGATTCAATCTCACCAAGTTCAACACGAAACCCTTTGTGCTTCACTTGGTTATCTTTGCGTCCAACGAATTCAAGAATATCTGATCCTGGACGCCATCTTGCGAGATCCCCGGTCCGGTAAAGGCGTAGAGACTCTATGTCTTTGCCGTCTGGCTCGTTTGAGGCAGAGCTGTTGTCGCACAAGCCGGCCCGTCCGATGGTGAAGAAGCGTGATCTGTTCTCTTGTTCCAAGCCTAAATAACCAATACATTGCTGTGGACCAGAGATGCAGACCTCTCCAGGTCTACCAGCTTCAAATATCCGAGAATTCCCATCGAATAGAAAAATTTTCATATCACCAACAGGTCGGCCGATACCGATGCAATCTCTCTGTGCCTCTTTCCCGGTAACCTCATGCATGGTCGTCAATGTCACGCACTCAGTTGGCCCGTACGTGTTCCACAGATGTTGCGGTGGGTTGTCGCACATCAGGACGGCACGCATCGCACCAACGTTTGCGACATCGCCGGCGGTCAGAACGTGGCGAACATTATGAAAAGCTGTCGGACATGCAAAGACTATGATCTCAAACAGGGCAGCCGTGGTGATAATGATGGTAACCCCTCGATCCTCCAAGAAGGATGGGAAGGCATGTGGATCCGTAGCTGTCTGCCGTGGGATGGTGACAATTGTCGCACCTGCAACCAGGGTTACCCATATTTCAAATAAGCTCAGATCGAACCCAGGGTTGTTGAATTTTGCAACCCGATCCTCCCTCATCAAAGGGGTGATTGGTGTTTGACGAGCCAAATGTAAGATGCCCGATGCTCGGATCTGAACTGGCTTCGGATTACCAGTTGAGCCGGACGTGAAGAGAATATGGCTGCGGTCCGGAAACTCTTGCCTTTTCAGATCTTCCAGAGACAAGTCAACATGAGGATCCTTGCCACTTCCCAAGGCTAAAGAGAAGAGCCTCAATCCTGACAGCTTGAGCGCCGAAAAAATTTCGTTTGGACTCGCTTCGGCATCGACAACAACACGCTTCACATTAGCGCGGTTTAGCATTTCAATCATGCGCTGTGGCGTAATTGATGCCGACAGCTCGATGGGGACGCAAGTTCCGCCAAGCAAGCGTATTCCAACTTGGGCGATAACTTGCTTCACGCCTATGCCCAAGAGAATACCAAATGGTTCTCCGAAAGAAATGTCTTCACTGCCACGAACACTGTTCGCCAGACAATGTGCCTCACGAACAAGATCGGCATATGTCAGGCGTTGGGCGCCATCCTCAACGGCCAAGACATGAGGAGTGCGCTGAGCATGGGTGATAACGATTTGCTCCATTATTTAGAATGTGTTTCGTATAGAGTTCAAGCAATCTCAGTACTTGGTAATTGATCTTTCACTagtaaaaacaaaaattaTAATTTATCGAGCAACGGACCTTTAATAGTCCATTGGCGCATTAGCGCAAGTACTTTCGTCAATTACGCAATGAACTATGGCTCTAGGCAATATTTGTAAGGTTCTTACTAAAATCTCGATTCGTAGTCGTGTTTAGGCCAATAAAAATGCCAATTCATACAAAATCAGAAGATGCAATCTATGTCGTCACTTGCAGTTTTCACAGAAGAATTACGGGCAAACTTTAGAAGAATGCACTCGGCCTAGGGGAGATGTATGATGTCAATTCTTCTCACGTCACTCATCAACAATCAGACGCCCGATATGTGTCGTTTGAAGTTTCCTGAGGAAGGCTGATATCTTCCAGGCATGATCTTAAAGTTTGGTGAACCTGAATTGCAACGAAACATGGCCCTCACGGCTCGTCTTCATCCGGGCTAAAGGCTGCAACATGAGGATGTATGACATCGTCGTATCCAAACAAAGAGACAGCAACCCTGAAGTATGTCGAAAACAATTCTACGTAATTATGGGCAAAGGCAAGATCATGGGAACTTAATATCCTGCTTTTGCAATTTGAAAAAAGTCGAGTGCACCGTTGAAATGCAATTCTGTATTATCTACTTCATGAGAATCTGAACCGTAGCAACTCAAGAATGCTACTTGATGAAACCGCTGTGACATCCCATGAGATGACCGCAGAGATCTAGATGCAAGGTGACGTTAAACTGACATGCTTGGTGGTCGAATTCGTTGCGAGGGTACTTTAATTGTTGGAAACAAGTGTACGGAATCCTGGCTCAAAGATGATTCCCTCGGAGAAGTCAATGACGCTTTTTTCTCATCGTCGCCAAGTGCTTTCAAACTATAATTTGGCCACGTTTGTGTTAAAAAGCGGCTGCTAGAACTATTTTCTCTTTAATAGCCAGTTTTTTCAACCTTTTCAGATCGACTCGCTCCGTGCGGATACGTGAAGTCAAGAATTAGTCTAATCGATTCGCAATGTCGGGCACTTTGCTATATTCGAGAAATAGGTACCATTCGAATGATTTTTAATAATCTTCATGGCTTGTTTTGACTGATTCGAGATACTTCGGTAGCATCAAAGTTCCACTTATTTCAAGCGAGCACGATACGCGACTGTTACACAAAACCTTCAAGGGACAGGTACAGTTCACACGCAGCactgaagaagctcaagtCGGATAAAACATACCTTGATGGTAAGGTCAGCTAATCTTGGCTCCATTCAAAAAACATGCTAATTACGTGAAATGCTTCCAGGTTTCAATTACGAGTCATTCTTCACGACCCAAATTGAGGCCAAAAAGAGAGATCAATCATATCGCTATTTCAAAAACATTAATCGCCTCGTCACTGGCTTCCCCTGTGCTCACCTGAAGTCATCTCAAAGTCAAGTGACTGTGTGGTGCTCGAATGACTACCTGGGAATGAGCCGCAACTCCAGTGTTCTGAATACTATGAGCGAAACATTGATGAAGTACGGTGCTGGAGCAGGGGGCGCACGGAATATTTCAGGCAACAACCAGCATGTCGAGCGAATCGAAGGCACACTGGCCGAGCTGCACCGAAAAGAAGCAGCCTTACTTTTCACATCATGCTATGTGGCGAACGACTCAGCCCTGTCAACAATTGGCTCTAAACTGCCGGGCTGCGTCATATTCTCAGATAGTATGAATCATGCCTCCATGATACAAGGCATGCAACACTCAAAAGCTCGGGTGATTGTTTACAGACACAACGACATGCAAGATCTAGCTGAGAAGTTAGCAACCGTGGCGAAAGACGTTCCGAAGATTATTGCCTTTGAGTCAGTGTATTCAATGAGTGGCACTGTGAGCGACATCCGAACCATCTGCGAGCTTGCTGATCAGCACGGGGCTATTACGTTCCTTGATGAGGTCCATGCCGTGGGAATGTACGGTCCCACTGGTGCTGGTGTTGCTGAACACATTGACTATGAGTTCCACCTGAAAGGTTATAGGGGTAAAACGATAGTTGATCGTATCGACATCATCACAGGGACCCTGGGGAAAGCCTACGGTTGTATTGGTGGTTACATTGCCGCAAATTCAAAGGTTGTCGATTTCGTTCGCTCACTCGCACCGGGCTTCATCTTTACGACTACGCTCCCGCCTGCAGTCGTGGCTGGCGCTGAAACTTCAGTTGATTATCAACGTCGCACGAGCGCTGATCGCAAACTACAGCAAATGATTGTTCGGTCTGTTAAAGAAAAACTTCGTAACATGGACATTCCGGTGATTCCGAATCCTTCGCATATTGTTCCGATTCTGATTGGCGACGCCGAACGAGCCAGGCAAGCATCGGAGATGCTATTGGAAGATTGGGACATCTACGTGCAAGCCATCAACTACCCATCTGTGCCCAAAGGCTTGGAGAGGCTGAGAATTACTCCCTCTGCAGGACACACAAAAGAGATGCAACTTCATCTATTTGCGGCGCTAGATGATGTGTGGAACAAGCTCGGTTTGAGACGGACAAGCGATTGGCTTTTGTCAACGGAAGGCCAGAACCAAGAACGGAGAAGAACAATTGAAACCTTGGACACAGATCCGGATCCTTTGTGGTCTGACCAATTACTGACTGAACTATCTCCGTCCTTGAGATCGACTCAATGATCGAAACGGACACAACAAGTTGAATTTCTGTACATCATCCTCAGTGATCAAACCTTGATGGTCCATTGCCACTTTACTGCAGTGACTTGGTGTATTTTGAAACTTAACCTCGTATCATATCAAGGACCTTGCTCGATTTCAAAGCCAGCAAGGTGCAGTTGGGATCAAATTGTGGTACAAATCTTTCTGCAGATAAAGTGAGTAGTCCAAGAATCTTGCAATACCTAGCATCTCAGGGACATCTTTTTAAAAGCCTAGTTTCTGCATAAGCGCAAGTGTATCTTTACCACTGGGACATAGAGTTCGGCCTGGTATTTCATGGAAATACTGGTTATATTGCAACTAGAATATAGGGACCTGTGAAAACGACACCGAAAATGACAGCATATGGCGCCAGAAACGGCCTCCTTTCCACTCGTAACTTTGGACAGCGAGCCGCCGCTTGAACGCCCGCTCTAATGCGGACAGACTTAGGTTTGCCACCGAAATAAAACATTATTAGACTCATACGAAACTCGTGGTCACGGTATGGGCACGGTTACTCCTAGGAAGGGGTTTGAAGCCCTCAGGATCGCGGTTAGCTTCCTAGGAGTGTAAAATCTGTCACTGGGAACATGAACGCCCACCCTGGGAGGTATATTAATCCTGGAACACTAGGTCATGTTCCCAGAAACACTTCCGTCGATCCTAGGAACAAGATTCCGTCAAGATATGGATGAAGAAACCTTTGGGCTGCTTCATGAACGGTCCCCAATAAACATTTGAAGGTTCAAGGTTTCCAtgtctccttttcttgcgGTCCCCTAAGCCCCAATTTGACACGAAGAACTGCTAAGAGGTACAGAACAGTCGGGATATGCTGCCTATTCAGAGCGATCCGAATTTGAGCTTCACTTTCCCACCTAAACCATCTCCAAAGCGCGTTGGAATATTAATTTATGTTGATGAAAGAGCCAGAGCAATAACGTCACTCAGCCTTATTAGCGGTGATCAGTAGAGATTCGGGACTCCTAATCCACAATGAACCAATGTACCCTCAAGAATGCAAGGGGTTTGATATTGAACAATGCGACTGAGCAGATTACCTTGTCAGCCAATCCTATACAGAGTTACAGACTACTCTGGTGGAGAGCACATCGCCGCTAACGCAGGCCCACTCGAGCAATATGTATTTCGGAAAACAACCGGTTCCAACCGATTCCGAGAAGCTGAACCTTGAAGTTGGCATATCAAAAGATGTTATGAGATGATCTACTTTGCAGGGTAGAAAGGCCTGTTGGTCAGGTAAGAAAGCGACGCGCACACTTCAGTGTCAATTGACAACAAGACTCTTTCTTGCATATACGAATAGAGGCTTATTGTAATTTTGAATATAGCTATATCATCATTTGTCAATTTGTCTCTCTCAACTTAGCAGAAATAGAAAAGTCGGACGGGGCTGCTATTTATGTGATCAGTCCTCATGGCATAAATCGCCAGAATTTTTATCAATTCTACAGTATTACTAAGGAGAAACTGAATTCTGAAGCACACCGCGACCGCGCAGACATCTAGGAGCTATGACCTAGTAGCGTTTTCGCCCAGCTAAAGCCCGTAGCCTCTTTATTATTGAGAAAGGCCTCTGTTAGTTGAGGTTCAAGCATTTCGTACTGAGTAGCTTATGTGGCGCTTAGCTGGAAGATTTGATAGACTATACCCCTTATTTACAACCACACATAAGAAACGATAAGTAGGTCGCTATAGACCATATTTCCTCTGCCAGGCGGGGCT
The window above is part of the Penicillium oxalicum strain HP7-1 chromosome VI, whole genome shotgun sequence genome. Proteins encoded here:
- a CDS encoding 5-aminolevulinate synthase; its protein translation is MLPGFNYESFFTTQIEAKKRDQSYRYFKNINRLVTGFPCAHLKSSQSQVTVWCSNDYLGMSRNSSVLNTMSETLMKYGAGAGGARNISGNNQHVERIEGTLAELHRKEAALLFTSCYVANDSALSTIGSKLPGCVIFSDSMNHASMIQGMQHSKARVIVYRHNDMQDLAEKLATVAKDVPKIIAFESVYSMSGTVSDIRTICELADQHGAITFLDEVHAVGMYGPTGAGVAEHIDYEFHLKGYRGKTIVDRIDIITGTLGKAYGCIGGYIAANSKVVDFVRSLAPGFIFTTTLPPAVVAGAETSVDYQRRTSADRKLQQMIVRSVKEKLRNMDIPVIPNPSHIVPILIGDAERARQASEMLLEDWDIYVQAINYPSVPKGLERLRITPSAGHTKEMQLHLFAALDDVWNKLGLRRTSDWLLSTEGQNQERRRTIETLDTDPDPLWSDQLLTELSPSLRSTQ